A stretch of DNA from Penaeus chinensis breed Huanghai No. 1 chromosome 1, ASM1920278v2, whole genome shotgun sequence:
TATCAACTAGACATATTACCAATGCACTATCTGGACACATTcttataatataatgattttcAATATAGCAGTAACAATTGCAACAGTAAAAGTcatacatagaaaaaatatataatacacaccaaCACCTCCAATCTAAAAACATAATACTCACACTTGCTCCTGATCTCCAAAGTGTGGTACTCATCCATCAACACATCATCAGGATCTAACTCATCATCTGCCTTATTCATCAGAACAGCCATGCGGATCTCTCGCACGCCGTCATACACCAAGTGCGAGGCATCAATAAACTCGTTCTCATCCACCTCTTTGCCTGGTGTGCTGCTTAGGACCTCAACAGCCACGTCCACTCGCTGGGCAAAGTTTGGCAGCACTGAAAGAGAATTTACAAGGTCAGAGGTAATATAGTGAGTGCTGAAAAAAGGGGGCAATCAGAATAAACTAATGaacaatgaaaattaagataTTAACTCATTGGTCACAGAATGCATCATACCATTACATGACAGCACAGGACAGAATAATTATATAGCCCATGTCATCAACTAATTGGagggtttttatttctttcacccTTAGATCTGGTTGTGTCACAGCAATCACATGACCAAAAATCCAGCTTACATGATGGCGTGGTGGTCAGGATCGAAGGGGTTAATAGTACCAGCATCATTTTTCTGGTACCATAATTAGCTAAAGATACCTAAGGTAAATTTTAACATTTGCTAATAAATAGTAGCTACAAACAAGTAATTGTCAAAATTGGTGGTTGACCTCCTAACAAGCTGGGCACAAATGAGGAAAACTATTGATTTGCATTAACAATGTCAGAATAAAGGCCTGGTTAGCCAGTTGGCtgaatttttttcttgttgtcacTGGGTTAGgagaaatcatgataaaaatgttatGAGAATGTTATTcaatttataaaatacattatttatgatttttgcAACAGTATGTGCCAGTCTCATATCCCTCTTctatggaaaagagaaaaacaaacaagcataatGAATAAGCAAGAAAATTACTAAGAACAATACAACCTTTTtgtagaaagaaaaattaagCACATTCCCAAACACTTCCAGAAAATTTCTAAAATCCTTAATTCCACCCACTATTTAACCCAATACATCAACCCAATCTATGGACTTACCCTGGTCTCTCAACACCTTCACTGCCTCCAAGACTCGGTCAGTGTACATGCAGGGCTCATAGTTATCCATTTCTGCTGCAACCACATGGCACACACGGGCAGACCGGCCCCGAATAGCACCAGCAATGCGGTCTAGAGTGTCAGGATCGCCTTCGTTGATGGCTCGTACACATGTCTTCACATCCTCTAATATGTGACTCTCTGGAAAGATTGatgtaagaatgataagaattccttttcttctttttaataaagATGCATATTTGTACATCAGATTTTCTTATTCTAAAACAGACAACTAAATcaagggtaataacaataaattacatCTCAAAGCAACTGAAGTattcaaaaataatattagtcacaaatataaacatacctgAAACAGCAAGGAAGTCATCAATGGTTGTGATGTCATCCACAGACTCTGTGAGGATGCGCACTTGATTCTCCCAGGCATCCTTAAAGGCATCCATGTTCTCCTGAGCAACCTGAGATAATAccaaaaacaagataaacaacaaGCACAAAgcataaacatacagaaacactTTAAACAGTTCACAAAAATATCCCAGTGAGCATTACTACATTCAAAATCTCTTGAAGAAAGTCCTCCCACTCACACAAAACCCACCTTGGATTTGGGCCGTGCCGCAAGAATACGTGCAGCATTGATGACCTGAGGGCAGAGGTGTTCTATCTGTGCTGCACCATAGCGCACCATCTTCACACCATCCTCATTGTTGGACATGGTGCAGGCTAAGTTTGCAACCTCCACTAGCTTGTTTGCATGTTCAGTGAAGACctagaagacaagaaagaatgaaagataaatgtATGGTATAGTTAAATTTCACCAAGGAGATAGGTGAATGCAGAAGAGTGCACTTCATGCTTATTaaattacaaatatacaaatactgcACACTGATATCCACATATTTAATCATTGACATTAAGTCATGCAAGTGTATTTGTCAATTTTTGTCTACAGTTAGTCAATCCATTATTCCCCACTTCCCTGTCTTCAGCTCCACATGGGGCCTGCTATCCACTCACCTGAGCGTactcctctacttccttctcgTTGCCATTCCTTGCAGCTTCAACTAAAACTAGCAGTGGTACATTTGTCTCTAGGAAACTGGAATTCAAAAGCAAGTTATTCAGACACACAAACTGACAAGTTTCTCTGTACACATTGCTAAGTTAAATAAAACTAAGGTGATGTAATGAATATGGACtagtaaaaaacacacacaaaaataaatatacatattagacCCTGAAAAACATGTTTGCATTATtactaaataaacacacataaaactgaTTGCTAATATTTAGCTACAGACACAAATATTCAGAGAGGttcaaaatatacaaacataaaagacaaattgacagactatatctctctttcactttaatGAAAAAAGTATGTCTCCATAGGGTGTCAAACTCAAAATCTCTTGCAGGCCACTTTTCATTGCAGCTATCATCTTGAGGGATGACTAAGGATTATAACTTACAGTATttacttataaataaaaaaaaattgctttttttattagattgtaaatgatgaaactaatgataacaatgcatcTGACATCATATTCCATTACTGTGATCATAATTTCTCTGGCTAATAATTTTTGTCATCCTGCAGGCCACTTGTGACTATCCTGAGGGCCAAGTGTGGGCCATGAGTTTGACATCCCTATCATATGTTacctgatatataaatatataaaaaatatatatatatatcaataataaaaataataaccaaaaatacTCACCTATCTGAAACGTGATCAACTACAGCTTTACGCAATTGACGTCTAAGGTCCTTGGTCTTGCGATACATGTGATCAATTGCCTTGTCCAGATTTTCAGAGGGCTGTTTGCGTCCCATCTGAAAACAGGGAAAAACAATGTAAAACCTTAACTGAACTAGTAACAAGAAACAACTAAAACTAGCAGTCTCTAAGAAACTGGAATTCAAAAGCAAGTTATTCAGATACACAAACTGACAAGTTCCTCTGTACACATTGCTAAGTTAAATAAAACTAAGGTGATGAAATGAATATGGATTAGTGAAATAATAAATTGAAATACAATCACATAAACTGCTTTCTTTCTTAATATGGCTGTTTCTTTTCCTATAACTGAGCTCTAAATACAACAATGATTGGAAACTATTTTTGGAAATCTTGTATTTGTCATACACTGTAAATACATGAACACACCTGAAACATTTATACCAAACGGCTACTCACAGGCAACAAATATACACCAAAATTAATCCCATCTGAATCGAAAAGACATATCCAATCCATCAAAACACTAAAAGGGCGAAAATCCCTACCTCATCAGCTTATCACAACGGCAAGATATCTAAAATGCTCAGAACAAAAACTAACCATACCAGAACTACAACAAAAGTCAATTGACAGTGAGAGATTAAAAAGCAGAAGGTAATGCATTCTCAGAATCCAAAGACAATGCCATGGGAGCCATTAAACAGCAGATAACTTACCAACACtgatggagagagacaaaaacaatctCGAAATCACCCACGTGACCCCATACTCACATTATCCATATATTCTGTCAGCAGGTCCTGGAGGGCCTGTCTCACAGCATTACATTCCTCAACGATCTTGAGCCTCCTGTCGTCCCTTGTGCAGAACGAGTCTGCCATGAGGGCTGCCCCACTGATGATGGATTCCAGACGCTCCTCGAGGGAAGGACGGGTTCGCACTTCGTTGTAGGTCAGTGGGTCCATGTTGATACGTTCCTGTTAGGGGTTGTGGGGGAGGGTCGGTTAGAATGGCACAGGACAGAAGAGGGGCAAGGCATCAAAAATTACATGGCATTCACAAACAGTGGGAAAAATTGTTGTGATGGCATGTTTACAGAAGCATCTGCCAACATcactttttatcttcttatttttttttggaacaaataacaagtgcttagtcatcttTGAGTTAATTATTAAGCCTACCTGACCTCACCTATTTCTCATTCCCCAATCTCTTTTTAGAAAGTTTATATTTCTGTCACTGTTAATTTAACTTTTAACAATATCATTAGTTATATATCTACAGTCATAATAATCTTAaccacaataacatcaacaataataaacaaaaatcccAAAAAACTCAAGGAATAGTTTAAAAAGATGAGGTCAGTTAGGCCTAGCAAcagactccttagtgactaagtTTTTGTGGGGCCATCGGTGtgtaacataaaaataacaataaaaaaccaTAGTGGACAACGCAAGTATACATGCATTCACTGCATCAttgacaggaaagaaagaaagaaagacagaaagaaagaaagaaagaaagaaagaaagaaagaaaaaaaagagagaaagaaagaaagaaaaaaggggggggagagatctaACAAATTAGAATCTGTAATGTGTATCAATGTCATACAAATCAAATAACTTCTGAACAAATTGAAGGGTAAGACCCAAatgatgttaatgtttttttttaacctatgcatttatttttctaaatgtCTAGAATCCAATTTCCCTGTTGAGAAATTTGCAATATTTGGGTACTATATAATCCTGGAACAAAACTTATTAACCCAACTGCCACATATGGCAAGACTACaggccatgcccaatgtaatataagttatttattgtatttacacacagatggctcagAAAGTGGCTTTGTCACCatgtcggttattagtcctacctatctcacctgtttacccttttccttgacttttggaaatggtcttttgcattatttcattgtcttagaTGTTATCAAaattttatatcataatcataacgccaataacaaaaataacagtattgatatcaacagtattgatatcagcagtattaataagaaaaacacattttccctccaattcaaagaatggggaaatcaggatcggtcacaagggctactgaaagactccttgccggctgagcacatgtggagccatctgtatgtaacaacattcacaaaaaaactacaagggacagaacataaatcaggAACATTTGGGTTAATGGCAGGTTGAGTTATGGAACATAAAGTTTTCTTGGGCTCATACTAAAAATGAGAAAAGATTAAACATGGATTACACCCAATGAATGTTTACATCACATTAGCATGTACCCTCTACTGTTAGcctgaaagacaaagagaggcaatatttcaaacaaatattctccatatatgatacatacattcttactgcacatcaacaaacaaaaagcaaacacgcacacgcacacgcacactctctctctcactctctcactcactcactcactcactcactcactcactcactcactcactcactcactcactcactcactcactcactcactcactcactcactcactcactcactcactcactcactcactcactcactcactcactcactctcactcactctctctctctctctctctctctctctctctctctctctctctctctctctctcactcactcactcactcactcactcactcactcactcactcactcactcactctcactctctccctcattctctcactctctccctcattctctcactctctccctcattctctcactctctccctcattctctcactctctccctcattctctcactctctccctcattttctcactctctccctcattctctcactcactcactctcttactcactcacactcttactcactcactctctcactcactcactcactcactcactcactcactcactcactcactcactcactcactcactcactcactcactcactctcactcactcactctctctcactcactctctcactctctttcactctctctaattctctctcactctctctcactctctttcactctatttcactctctttcactctatttcactctctttcactctctctcactctcactctctttcactctctcatattAAGAGTTATGagtaaagataacataaaattcttttcctttctcctatcttatcatatatcatttatcaGCAATGCTCCTTGATCTCAATGCACTAAAACACTTAAAAACAATATATCTTcaacaaaaaaaagtattaataccagtgaaaaaaaaatatatcctccATGCAAACAAAGGAAGAATAAAGTGCACTGATCAACCGTCCCTCAGGAACTCCTGTGATACTCACGTCAAAGTCATCAAGGGCCGAGGCCAGCTCTCCCGGGCCTTCGTAGGGCATTTGGCCCGCCCCGGTGGCCTTACCCTGGGCTACATCACTGATGGTGTTCACTGCCTCACACACTTGCTTGAACACAAAGTCGCGGTTGGCCTTCGCTGCTGCCAGTTCTGGGTGCCGCACGTACGCCTGTGAGGTTGATTGGGGGGGTTGGAGTGTGCCGTAAGACTCGGAGTGGGCTTAAAAGTAGGTTTGTTTGCTTGGCTTTTTTCCCCTACCTAAACTTGTGTGCAAAGCCAGTGTACCTGCTAGGCTGCTAGTGGTTCATATTTTCttgaataaatttatttatttagttttactttTACTATGAGATGCAGTTTCATTGCTATGCAGAGACAATGAGGAAGTTTAACAAGCAACAAGAATCAGTGCCAATTTCAAGATAACACAGCTAGGCCATTATACAGCTCCCTTCAGAGTACAATATTGTATACTACTGGCTTAACATTTCTTAGCCTTGGCTAACTCTCTTACCTGATTTGGAGCCAAATCacattcaaacaaaaacaaaacacaaagtaAAAGATACTCTATGAAGTAAAAAAAACTAATCTGCCATCTATTCTCACTGTAGCTTTTGGCCAGCAAACTGAAGAATGCAATGATAATCTGCACAAAGCCATACTTCTCAACTTCAAAGCAGTGTTACTGCCAGCTCAAAAAACATCAGCCACAAGCATGTGATATAACTAATGGCTAAGATCACAGAGGTACCCACAGCTTGAGTTCAGAATACAGTTGAGCCACACAACGTATAAGAAAAGTTATGGTACAAATAGCATAATACAACAGGGTGAATACAGGGGGAAAGGCTTTGGGAAAATAGcagaaatataatgtttataaaaaaaaatcctatctctGAATGAACATATATCAACTGCAACAAGACTACAACATACATGAACATCTAAAATTTTGAAAGCATCTGCACtaaccttttttatatatatcagatttcATTCTGGCAGGCTCTACTGTATAATGAAACCCTTAAAAATCAATAATTCTAACAACCAAGTCAGAGCACAATCACAAAAAGAGATTTAAGATTAAGCAAATCTTTTGGAGAATATATCATGTGTCAAGTATCAACAGCTGTATCAACAAACATTAGAAAAAGTATGCAAGCTTTAATCTGGCATCTAATGTTACACAAATCTCTCCAAACCCATCAATCACAGCAAATGACAAGGTGGCGGCAACTTTTCCTATGTTCCTCAATACAGCTGACAAATCCCCTCCCTCAACACCTACCTTGGAGGCAGTTAGGAGCATCATGGAGTTCTTCTTGAGCACCGCGCGTGCTGAGGCAAGGTCGTCACGGAGCCTCGGGTCCTTCAGTTCGTTCTGGCGCTTCGCTGCCTGGTTGATGAGGTCACTTGTGTTCTTGCCAAACAGACGGAAGTTGTCAAGCAGCTCTGACTGGCTGGAGGCATTCTTGACCTTCTCTAAATCATCCTCCAcctgaggaggaggaaacgacgGATGAATAATTGacagtttgtgtatgcatgtgtacatctgtgtttgagagagagagagagagagagagagagagagagagagagagagagagagagagagagagagagagagagagagagagagagagagagagagacagggagagacagagacagggagagagagagagacagggagagtgagagacagggagagagagagacagggagagagagagagacagggagagagagagacagggagagagagagacagggagagagagagacagggagagagagagacagggagagagagagacagggagagagagggagagacagagagagagggggagagggagagagagagtgacagggagagggtgagagggggggagaagggagagagggggggagaaggagagagggggagagaggggggagagggagagaggggggagagggagagagaggggagagggagagagaggggagagggagagggagagtaacagggagagggagagtgacagggAGAGTATATAaatttgtgagtatatgtatttgtctgttatTCATTTCCAACTAAATGCattcaaaattatttataaatgcacaTGAATGTCCCTATTCCAATCCTTAAGCATCCTCCGAACCTGGTGACCCAAACCCAACACTCGATCTCGGAAACTCACCACTTGTAAGCTCTTGAGGAGCCGATGGACGTCCACCATGTCAGCCAAGATGAGCAGGCGCGTGACAGCCGAGAGGAGGTTCCTAGCAGCCCGCACCATGTTGCCGCGCTTCACACTGCTACAGGGGTCTTCAGCAAACTCCCGGGCGGCTCGCGACATGGTATCTCCTTGGGCAGGCAGGGAGTAAGGCCAAAAAGTCATTCTTAATTCGAGAACTTTAGATGCCCAGGTCGTAATGCTGTCTAATTACACTGTACTAAAAACTGTGTCAAATGAGGCTACTGAATAAAATCGCATGCATAGGTTATGCACACAAAAACATAGAAACTACAAATTGCAATATGGATTACCACTCAAattttaagtaaaaaaataaactactGTATTCTGAATCCACAAACAATCTGACATACACAGGAAAGATGAACCAGAAAGGgagaattaatattttaatgAAGCCATTATCATACCACTGTATTTTCCATAAATGTGAAGATCAaccaacaagtaaaaaaaaaaaaaaaaaaaaaaaaaaaaaaaaaaaaaaaaaaaaaaaaaaaaaaaaaaaaaaaaaaaaaaaaaaaaaaaagaggcaaatacCAGAATTACTTTGGGTCTCATACCAATTTCAAAGATCCTGCACTTATACAAACCTAAAACAATAAAACCCAGGCCAATATGTCAAAAAACCAGCCTGCATGTCTTTTTACCTAACACACTTTCTCTATACATAAAGGGATGTCATGTAAAAGATGTAAAATACTAAGAAGCACTAAATGAAAGGTCTTTTTATAGGGTTACAACCTCACTTAATTGGAGTATCCATTTCCACCAAAACATAATGGTCTTTATATCATGTTTCAAGAGAATAGACAAAATTTGGATATAAAGGGCAGTTCAAATGTCTTCAATTAAGGGACtacaagagcgagaaaaaaaaaccagcaaGTATCAATATAATGTTAATACAAAAGAATGACTTGAAAgttaaaaggaaacaaaaatcagtaaaaaaaaaaaaaaaaagttatcacaacacctaacaaaataataacaaaatataatttttttaatcaaatcatAAAATGTAACATACTTGTAAAAGGAACttcaacaaaaaaatcaatagacaaatctacataaaaaaaaaaaaaaatcaaaaaaatcatcacaacaacaaacaaacagcatacatgagaaaaaacacaaataactaATGAATACCAAACACTAGAGAACTGCCCACGAAGGCCGAGAGACCTGGGCCATGCTCGCACCATGCAGCCTGCACCTTCAACGCCTACCTGTCTTGCGAACCTCCTCGACAGCCCCCAGCATCTCGCCCTTGATGTCAGGGTTTTCGTAGGCGATCTCTTCCCCGCGCTCGATGAAGTTCCGTGTGGCTGCCTCCACTGCCGCAACCAGCACGTGGGCACGCTTGCTCCGCCCTTTCTTCTTCTTGGAGGGGCCTTTGGTGTTGACGAGGGTCGTGACCTAATGGCACGGACGGACGGGTATGCATGAGTGACAGGGGGAAGTTAGCTCTGGGTGATGGGTGGAGTGTTGGAGTGGGGTTAAGGATGGGGGTGAAATTAATGGCTAGGTTCAAAGCTAAATCTGAGggcaaataataaatcaataaaaacaagaaactgAGAAGAAAAACTGGGAACTTTAACTGgaggaaatacaaaacaaattgGCAACAAATTTTCAACAAgtgtaaaataaaaatgttaaaaattgGACAATATCACAATATGctggagaaaacaaaagaaaaaatataaatctttaaAGAAGGTTAAAGGACATACAAAAACAAAGGTAAACAATCTACATATGTACTTTCTACAAACCAACTACAGTTCGATAATAAGCAGGGTATAGTCAAACAAAAACTTGTATAAAAAaattggagagaaaaaatatcatcTGTCCACTCTAGCACTACCTTCAAAAGCCCACTTCTCTCCTATCCACTTAAAAGAAATTGCTTCTCTTTTATTCATAAACTATCTcgactattgttttttttttttttatatcacatgGTCTGATTATCTGCTTCATCCTGTATAAGGTCACTTTagattaaacaataataaagcaTTATATAATCAAAGTTGTGGTCATTTTCTGTAAAGTACACAGCAAATTTTTGTATACAGACTAATCTTTTTAGTTGAGTCTACATACATCTTTTAAACGTTTTCATCAGACAAATACAATTGAGAACTAACTATCTATGTCAAAGAGAATATGAACATTAACAGAATTTAAAATATTCCTACAATCCAATGATTATCTCAAAATCATACCTCGTTCATAAGAACAACAATTACATGACTTGTGTCAAAAGTGTatgaaacaaaagtaaatatgaaaaatacagcAATAGAACTTTATACATTAAAGggcaagatggggggggggaaaaaaaaaaatcaaacacaggGTTCTCCAAAGCACACCCACCGGCAAGGAAGAACAATTTAGCCaccgcagagagagaaaaagccgtCCCCTGAGATAATGTACAGGGATGGAGAGAAACCCCACAGACTcagcacaacacaacacactgTAGTGGTGGTGAATCCCCCCCAAGCTGTAAAACTCATTACCTGTATGACTAGGGGCTCTAGGGTCTTTTCGACTGACCGGGTCTTGATCTCAAGGTTCTTAATGTCCCATCGAAGCACCAGGCCACTGCCGTTATCGGTGCCCGGTGGCATGCTGGGGTAGTTTTGCTCGGGCATGGTGCCGAAGTAC
This window harbors:
- the LOC125045666 gene encoding catenin alpha-like isoform X4 is translated as MTLDHFNPGGPVILKWDPKNLEIRTMSVEKTLEPLVIQVTTLVNTKGPSKKKKGRSKRAHVLVAAVEAATRNFIERGEEIAYENPDIKGEMLGAVEEVRKTGDTMSRAAREFAEDPCSSVKRGNMVRAARNLLSAVTRLLILADMVDVHRLLKSLQVVEDDLEKVKNASSQSELLDNFRLFGKNTSDLINQAAKRQNELKDPRLRDDLASARAVLKKNSMMLLTASKAYVRHPELAAAKANRDFVFKQVCEAVNTISDVAQGKATGAGQMPYEGPGELASALDDFDERINMDPLTYNEVRTRPSLEERLESIISGAALMADSFCTRDDRRLKIVEECNAVRQALQDLLTEYMDNMGRKQPSENLDKAIDHMYRKTKDLRRQLRKAVVDHVSDSFLETNVPLLVLVEAARNGNEKEVEEYAQVFTEHANKLVEVANLACTMSNNEDGVKMVRYGAAQIEHLCPQVINAARILAARPKSKVAQENMDAFKDAWENQVRILTESVDDITTIDDFLAVSESHILEDVKTCVRAINEGDPDTLDRIAGAIRGRSARVCHVVAAEMDNYEPCMYTDRVLEAVKVLRDQVLPNFAQRVDVAVEVLSSTPGKEVDENEFIDASHLVYDGVREIRMAVLMNKADDELDPDDVLMDEYHTLEIRSKSSAHTVDTTIDEYPGVSGITTARDAMRNLSEEDKDKIAQQVENFRLEKVKFDQEVAKWDDTGNDIIVLAKHMCMIMMEMTDFTRGRGPLKTTMDVINAAKKISEAGTKLDKLSRQIADQCPESRTKDDMLAYLDRIALYCHQLNITSKVKADVQNISGELIVSGLDSATSLIQAAKNLMNAVVLTVKCSYVASTKYPRQGTIAPTHPPGGRSAVSELRFFSVVEMCIVFGMEQILMMCYSFLFYYLSSSSWFIYSSFWCKALFPFSYLDSTCSCQYVAVK
- the LOC125045666 gene encoding catenin alpha-like isoform X6, with the translated sequence MPEQNYPSMPPGTDNGSGLVLRWDIKNLEIKTRSVEKTLEPLVIQVTTLVNTKGPSKKKKGRSKRAHVLVAAVEAATRNFIERGEEIAYENPDIKGEMLGAVEEVRKTGDTMSRAAREFAEDPCSSVKRGNMVRAARNLLSAVTRLLILADMVDVHRLLKSLQVVEDDLEKVKNASSQSELLDNFRLFGKNTSDLINQAAKRQNELKDPRLRDDLASARAVLKKNSMMLLTASKAYVRHPELAAAKANRDFVFKQVCEAVNTISDVAQGKATGAGQMPYEGPGELASALDDFDERINMDPLTYNEVRTRPSLEERLESIISGAALMADSFCTRDDRRLKIVEECNAVRQALQDLLTEYMDNMGRKQPSENLDKAIDHMYRKTKDLRRQLRKAVVDHVSDSFLETNVPLLVLVEAARNGNEKEVEEYAQVFTEHANKLVEVANLACTMSNNEDGVKMVRYGAAQIEHLCPQVINAARILAARPKSKVAQENMDAFKDAWENQVRILTESVDDITTIDDFLAVSESHILEDVKTCVRAINEGDPDTLDRIAGAIRGRSARVCHVVAAEMDNYEPCMYTDRVLEAVKVLRDQVLPNFAQRVDVAVEVLSSTPGKEVDENEFIDASHLVYDGVREIRMAVLMNKADDELDPDDVLMDEYHTLEIRSKSSAHTVDTTIDEYPGVSGITTARDAMRNLSEEDKDKIAQQVENFRLEKVKFDQEVAKWDDTGNDIIVLAKHMCMIMMEMTDFTRGRGPLKTTMDVINAAKKISEAGTKLDKLSRQIADQCPESRTKDDMLAYLDRIALYCHQLNITSKVKADVQNISGELIVSGLDSATSLIQAAKNLMNAVVLTVKCSYVASTKYPRQGTIADVGKKKEVEIKQMTNSPIVVWKMKAPEKKPLVRREKAEDVRAKVRKGSQKKQVSALKALAEFQSPADAI
- the LOC125045666 gene encoding catenin alpha-like isoform X7, with the translated sequence MPEQNYPSMPPGTDNGSGLVLRWDIKNLEIKTRSVEKTLEPLVIQVTTLVNTKGPSKKKKGRSKRAHVLVAAVEAATRNFIERGEEIAYENPDIKGEMLGAVEEVRKTGDTMSRAAREFAEDPCSSVKRGNMVRAARNLLSAVTRLLILADMVDVHRLLKSLQVVEDDLEKVKNASSQSELLDNFRLFGKNTSDLINQAAKRQNELKDPRLRDDLASARAVLKKNSMMLLTASKAYVRHPELAAAKANRDFVFKQVCEAVNTISDVAQGKATGAGQMPYEGPGELASALDDFDERINMDPLTYNEVRTRPSLEERLESIISGAALMADSFCTRDDRRLKIVEECNAVRQALQDLLTEYMDNMGRKQPSENLDKAIDHMYRKTKDLRRQLRKAVVDHVSDSFLETNVPLLVLVEAARNGNEKEVEEYAQVFTEHANKLVEVANLACTMSNNEDGVKMVRYGAAQIEHLCPQVINAARILAARPKSKVAQENMDAFKDAWENQVRILTESVDDITTIDDFLAVSESHILEDVKTCVRAINEGDPDTLDRIAGAIRGRSARVCHVVAAEMDNYEPCMYTDRVLEAVKVLRDQVLPNFAQRVDVAVEVLSSTPGKEVDENEFIDASHLVYDGVREIRMAVLMNKADDELDPDDVLMDEYHTLEIRSKSSAHTVDTTIDEYPGVSGITTARDAMRNLSEEDKDKIAQQVENFRLEKVKFDQEVAKWDDTGNDIIVLAKHMCMIMMEMTDFTRGRGPLKTTMDVINAAKKISEAGTKLDKLSRQIADQCPESRTKDDMLAYLDRIALYCHQLNITSKVKADVQNISGELIVSGLDSATSLIQAAKNLMNAVVLTVKCSYVASTKYPRQGTIASPIVVWKMKAPEKKPLVRREKAEDVRAKVRKGSQKKQVSALKALAEFQSPADAI
- the LOC125045666 gene encoding catenin alpha-like isoform X5, with protein sequence MPEQNYPSMPPGTDNGSGLVLRWDIKNLEIKTRSVEKTLEPLVIQVTTLVNTKGPSKKKKGRSKRAHVLVAAVEAATRNFIERGEEIAYENPDIKGEMLGAVEEVRKTGDTMSRAAREFAEDPCSSVKRGNMVRAARNLLSAVTRLLILADMVDVHRLLKSLQVVEDDLEKVKNASSQSELLDNFRLFGKNTSDLINQAAKRQNELKDPRLRDDLASARAVLKKNSMMLLTASKAYVRHPELAAAKANRDFVFKQVCEAVNTISDVAQGKATGAGQMPYEGPGELASALDDFDERINMDPLTYNEVRTRPSLEERLESIISGAALMADSFCTRDDRRLKIVEECNAVRQALQDLLTEYMDNMGRKQPSENLDKAIDHMYRKTKDLRRQLRKAVVDHVSDSFLETNVPLLVLVEAARNGNEKEVEEYAQVFTEHANKLVEVANLACTMSNNEDGVKMVRYGAAQIEHLCPQVINAARILAARPKSKVAQENMDAFKDAWENQVRILTESVDDITTIDDFLAVSESHILEDVKTCVRAINEGDPDTLDRIAGAIRGRSARVCHVVAAEMDNYEPCMYTDRVLEAVKVLRDQVLPNFAQRVDVAVEVLSSTPGKEVDENEFIDASHLVYDGVREIRMAVLMNKADDELDPDDVLMDEYHTLEIRSKSSAHTVDTTIDEYPGVSGITTARDAMRNLSEEDKDKIAQQVENFRLEKVKFDQEVAKWDDTGNDIIVLAKHMCMIMMEMTDFTRGRGPLKTTMDVINAAKKISEAGTKLDKLSRQIADQCPESRTKDDMLAYLDRIALYCHQLNITSKVKADVQNISGELIVSGLDSATSLIQAAKNLMNAVVLTVKCSYVASTKYPRQGTIAQDVGKKKEVEIKQMTNSPIVVWKMKAPEKKPLVRREKAEDVRAKVRKGSQKKQVSALKALAEFQSPADAI